One genomic segment of Falco peregrinus isolate bFalPer1 chromosome 7, bFalPer1.pri, whole genome shotgun sequence includes these proteins:
- the LOC101923828 gene encoding cytochrome P450 2K6-like, producing the protein MGWSSYTSIGLVLILIFLSVLKMGGFWNNHRRKNFPPGPRALPIIGNLHLFDLKRPYRTYLQLSKIYGPVFSVQMGQRKIVVISGYEAVKEALINKADAFAERPKIPIFEDLTKGNGIVFAHGDNWKVMRRFTLTTLRNFGMGKKAIEDRIVEEYGYLADTIESQKGKPFEASKIINAAVANIIVSILLGNRFDYKDSRFVRLLNLINENMRLAGKPLVTIYNIFPYLGFLLRANKTLLRNRDELHAYVQNTFIEHLKNLDKNDQRSFIDAFLVKQQEEKSTTNQYFHNDNLLSLVSNLFTAGIETISTTLNWSFLLMLKYPEVQRKVQEEIEQVIGSKPPRIEHQTQMPYTDAVIHEIQRFANILPLDLPHETAADVTLKGYFIPKGTYIIPLLTSVLQDKSQWEKPDMFYPEHFLDINGKFVKKNAFMPFSAGRRICAGETLAKMELFLFFTSLLQRFTFHPPPGVSISDLDLSPAISFNITPKPYKMCAVTRP; encoded by the exons ATGGGCTGGAGCAGCTACACTTCCATTGGTTTAGTGCTCATCCtaatttttctgtcagttttgaAAATGGGAGGTTTCTGGAACAACCACCGGAGAAAGAATTTTCCCCCAGGACCAAGAGCATTACCTATAATTGGAAATCTGCACTTGTTTGATTTGAAGAGACCCTACAGGACTTACCTACAG CTGTCAAAAATATATGGTCCGGTCTTCAGTGTTCAGATGGGGCAAAGGAAAATAGTAGTGATTTCTGGGTATGAGGCGGTGAAGGAAGCTCTCATAAACAAGGCAGATGCATTTGCAGAGAGACCCAAAATTCCAATCTTTGAAGATTTGACCAAAGGAAATG GGATTGTTTTTGCTCATGGTGATAACTGGAAGGTGATGCGAAGATTTACTCTCACAACTTTACGAAACTTTGGAATGGGAAAAAAGGCCATTGAGGACCGCATTGTGGAGGAGTACGGGTACCTGGCAGATACCATTGAGTCACAAAAAG GAAAACCCTTTGAAGCTAGTAAAATAATTAATGCGGCAGTTGCTAACATAATTGTGTCGATATTACTTGGAAACCGATTTGACTACAAAGACTCCAGATTTGTGAGACTTCTGAATTTGATCAATGAAAACATGAGGCTTGCTGGGAAGCCTTTGGTTACG ATTTACAATATCTTCCCTTACCTTGGATTCCTCCTAAGAGCTAACAAGACTCTCCTTCGAAACAGAGATGAATTGCATGCTTATGTACAAAACACTTTCATAGAACATCTCAAAAACCTGGACAAAAATGATCAAAGAAGTTTTATTGATGCTTTCCTGGTTAAACAGCAGGAG GAGAAATCCACTACCAATCAGTATTTCCATAATGACAACTTGCTAAGCTTGGTGAGCAATTTGTTTACTGCTGGTATTGAAACAATTTCCACCACGCTAAACTGGAGCTTCCTGCTGATGCTAAAGTATCCTGAAGTTCAGA GAAAGGTCCAAGAAGAGATAGAGCAAGTGATAGGGTCAAAACCGCCAAGGATCGAGCATCAAACTCAGATGCCATACACAGATGCGGTCATCCATGAAATTCAGAGGTTCGCTAATATCCTGCCATTGGATTTACCTCATGAGACTGCTGCAGACGTCACTCTCAAAGGCTATTTCATTCCCAAG GGAACCTACATCATCCCCTTACTGACCTCTGTCCTGCAAGACAAATCACAGTGGGAGAAACCAGACATGTTCTATCCTGAGCACTTTCTTGACATCAATGGaaaatttgtgaagaaaaatgctttcatgcCTTTTTCAGCAG GGCGGAGGATATGTGCCGGTGAGACTCTTGCCAAAATGgagctcttccttttcttcaccaGCCTCCTGCAGAGGTTCACCTTCCACCCTCCCCCTGGAGTTTCCATCTCAGACCTGGACCTCAGCCCTGCTATTTCATTTAACATCACTCCCAAACCCTATAAAATGTGTGCTGTAACACGTCCCTAG